A genomic stretch from Desulfonispora thiosulfatigenes DSM 11270 includes:
- a CDS encoding sulfide/dihydroorotate dehydrogenase-like FAD/NAD-binding protein: protein MFKIVDHEQFADNLFLFKIEAPRLAKKAKAGQFVILRAFENGERIPLTIADYDREKGTIDIIFQTVGKTTKKLGLLKTGDEILDLVGPLGEPTEIENFGTSVVVGGGVGIAPIYPIARSLKEAGNKVISIIGARTKDIVFWVDKLKAVSDEVLIATDDGSLGTKGFVTDLLRGKMDSEQIDRVWAIGPMIMMRAVAEVTRPEKIKTIVSLNPIMVDGTGMCGACRVLVGDETKFACVDGPEFDAHLVDFNLAMRRACYYKEEEQTAQTSGCNNNGGGCQCQ from the coding sequence ATGTTCAAAATAGTTGATCATGAACAATTTGCGGATAATTTATTTTTATTTAAAATAGAGGCTCCGAGGTTAGCTAAAAAAGCAAAGGCGGGACAATTTGTAATTTTACGTGCTTTTGAAAATGGTGAAAGAATACCACTAACAATTGCTGATTATGATAGAGAAAAGGGCACAATTGATATAATATTTCAAACAGTAGGTAAAACTACAAAAAAACTTGGTTTACTAAAAACTGGAGATGAAATACTAGATTTAGTAGGACCTCTAGGAGAACCAACTGAAATTGAAAACTTTGGAACATCTGTTGTAGTAGGTGGTGGAGTTGGTATAGCACCTATTTATCCGATTGCTCGTTCATTAAAAGAAGCAGGAAATAAGGTAATTTCAATAATTGGTGCAAGAACTAAAGATATAGTATTTTGGGTAGATAAGTTAAAAGCAGTTAGCGATGAAGTCTTAATTGCCACTGATGATGGTAGTCTTGGTACTAAAGGATTTGTAACAGATTTGTTGCGTGGTAAAATGGATAGCGAGCAAATCGACAGAGTGTGGGCTATTGGACCTATGATTATGATGCGTGCAGTAGCAGAAGTAACCAGACCTGAAAAAATTAAAACAATAGTTAGTTTAAATCCTATTATGGTTGATGGAACAGGCATGTGTGGTGCTTGCAGGGTTTTAGTAGGAGATGAAACTAAATTTGCTTGTGTGGATGGACCAGAATTTGATGCTCATTTAGTAGACTTTAATTTAGCTATGAGAAGAGCTTGTTATTATA